GTCCGTCGCGTGTCTGGCATGCGTCAGACGCGGCTGCCCGACGACGCCTCCCGTGGCTACAGCGTCGCGGTGCCCTGACTCGCGCTCTTGACGACCAGATCGCCAGTCGCGGCTTCGAGGCGAAGCGAGCGGCCGTAATCGCCGCCGATATCCTCACCCAGAATCGGGATGTCGTTCGCCGCGAGTGTCTCGCGGACGGTGTTGGCGTTGCGAGAGCCGATGCTGGAGTCGTTCTCCGAGAAGTCGAGCATGTCGCTCCCGCCCGCGATCTTCGCCTCCAGAGAGCGACGCTGTGCGCCGGCCCGCTCCATCTCTTCGAGTAACACCTCGACGCCGGTGTCGGCGAACTTCGCACGAGCGCCCTCGCCCTCGTCGTGTCGTGGCAGCATCACGTGAACGAGACCCGCGGTGTTCGAGTCCGGGTCGTACAGTGCGACCCCGATACAGGATCCCAGCCCGCTGGTGGTCAGCACCGCCTCGTCCGTCGTCACCGCGTACTCGGCGATACCGACTTTCTTTCGCTCGGGCTGCCCGACCGACTCCTGTTCCGTCTGGCTCCCGTCGTACACTTTCATTGTCAGAATATCTGTTCTACGTCGGCGTCGGTCTGGTCGGCCCTGTCCACTTCGAGTTCCTGGAGTGCCTGTCGGAGCTCTTTCTCGTCGGGGAGGGCGTGGATCTCGCTGCTGAACTCGATCTCGTCGGTCCGCATCTCCGACTCGATGATGAACGAGTGTTCTTGATGCTGGCCGACCTGTGCCGCGAGCGGGTCGACGATCGCCTGCCCGATGTCGTGGACGAGCTGTGGCGGAGTGTGATCGACCGACGTCTGGAGGACGTTCGCCCAGCCGTCGACGAAGCCACTGGTCATGATGTTGCCCAGCTCCTCGATCGCGGCCTTGTGTTGCTCGGTGAGCCCCTCGCCGTCCGGTTCGGTCGGCATCAGCGCTTCGGCGACGTTCTGGGCCGAGACCTCGTCGAACAACACGAGGAGGTAGCCACTGGGGACGCCGGTGAACTCCACGACCGTACCGACGTAGGTGTCGTCGCCGACCTGTTTGGGCACGTCTTCGATGGGTGCGAAACTGATCTGGGTCACTTCCGCCTCCGTCGGGATGCCGGTCATCATCTCGACGTTCTCGGCTGCCTGTTCGGTCCCGCTGGTCGTCATCTCGTTGAACACGCTCAGCTTGTCGATCGGGATGGCATCGCCGCCCGGCTCCGCGTGGTCGGTCATCAGCTCCGCGAGCGTGTCGTACTCGGGGAGCATGTAGATGTAGAAGTTGAGCGACTCGCCGACCCACTCGATCTGGGACTTGAAGACGAACACCTGTGGCTGGTCGGCCACCGTCGGCGCTGGCGGGAGTACGTCGGCTCCGGTCGCCTCGATGTACTCGGGGGGACTGTGCTCGATGGTCGTGCCGAGGTAGTCGGCCCATCCGTCGATGAAGCCGCTCATCATGATGTTGCCGATCTCCTCGACGCTGCTCTGTGCCATCTCGCCGTCCG
Above is a genomic segment from Halomicrobium sp. LC1Hm containing:
- a CDS encoding chemotaxis protein CheD; translation: MKVYDGSQTEQESVGQPERKKVGIAEYAVTTDEAVLTTSGLGSCIGVALYDPDSNTAGLVHVMLPRHDEGEGARAKFADTGVEVLLEEMERAGAQRRSLEAKIAGGSDMLDFSENDSSIGSRNANTVRETLAANDIPILGEDIGGDYGRSLRLEAATGDLVVKSASQGTATL
- a CDS encoding chemotaxis protein CheC, whose product is MKVDIQSLGTFNQLAHEGAEQATQSLAQMTGIDAVVDVTKITLLNRDDVGEELAGQDFVGVQFDFEGALDGDTVLVFESDSVGPITEALVPGGADGEMAQSSVEEIGNIMMSGFIDGWADYLGTTIEHSPPEYIEATGADVLPPAPTVADQPQVFVFKSQIEWVGESLNFYIYMLPEYDTLAELMTDHAEPGGDAIPIDKLSVFNEMTTSGTEQAAENVEMMTGIPTEAEVTQISFAPIEDVPKQVGDDTYVGTVVEFTGVPSGYLLVLFDEVSAQNVAEALMPTEPDGEGLTEQHKAAIEELGNIMTSGFVDGWANVLQTSVDHTPPQLVHDIGQAIVDPLAAQVGQHQEHSFIIESEMRTDEIEFSSEIHALPDEKELRQALQELEVDRADQTDADVEQIF